In Bradyrhizobium sp. WBOS07, the genomic window CGCGGCACTGGTTTGCTCACCCTACTTCCATTAAACTTCATTCAGAATCCAAGCGTCTCCTCCCCGCCGGAAACTCCATGCTCCAGACCCGATTTGCGATCGCGGCCGTTGCTCTCGCTGCGCTGTCCTTTCCTGCCTCCGCCCAGCTCCAGCCTCCGCCCGCCAGGGCCCCTGCCCCCAAGGCGGCCGCGCCCTCGCCGCGCGCCGCCTCGTGCCACAACGGCGCGAGCTTCGATCGCTTCCTGGCCGACGTGAAGAGCCAGGCGGTGGCGGCCGGCGTGTCGCAGCGGACGATCGCGGAGGCCTCGCCCTACCTCGTCTACGACCAGGGCATCGTCAACCGCGACCGCGGCCAGCGCGTGTTCGGCCAGCTCTTCACCGAATTCGCGGGACGCATGGCCGCGCCCTATCGCATGCAGAACGGCCAGCAGCACATCAAGCAACACGCGGCTGCTTTCGCGCGCGCGGAGAAGGACTATGGCGTGCCGCCGGCGGTGATCGCCGCGTTCTGGGGGCTGGAAAGCGACTTCGGCGCCAACATGGGCAATCTGCCGACGCTGAAATCGCTGGTCTCGCTCGCCTATGATTGCCGCCGCTCCGAGATGTTCGTGGGCGAGACCATCGCCGCGCTGAAGATCATCGACCGCGGCGACCTGCATCCCGACGAGATGATCGGCTCCTGGGCCGGCGAGCTCGGGCAGACCCAGTTCCTGCCGGTGCATTACGTCAACTACGCCGTCGATTATGACGGCGACGGACGGCGCGACCTGTTGCGCTCGCCGGCCGACGTGATCGGCTCGACCGCGAACTACATCGCCAACGGCTTGAAGTGGCGGCGCGGCGAGCCGTGGCTGGAGGAGATCAAGGTGCCGCCGAACCTGCCGTGGGAAAAGACCGATCTCACGGTGCGGGAGCCGCGCTCGACATGGGCGCAGCTGGGGGTCACCTATCCCGATGGCCGTCCCCTGCCGAACGACAATCTGCCGGCCTCCGTGCTGCTGCCGATGGGGCGCTTTGGTCCGGCCTTCATGGCCTATGCGAATTTCGCCGCCTACACCGAGTGGAATAACTCGCTGATCTATTCGACCACGGCGGGCTATCTCGCCTCGCGCATTGCCGGCGCCGCCCCCATGCGCAAGCCGGCCCAACCAGTGCCGCAACTGCCGTTCAACGAGCTGAAGGAATTGCAGCAGCTCCTGGTGCGCGCCGGGTTTAATGTCGGCAAGGTCGACGGCGTGCTGGGCCAGCAGAGCCGAATTGCGGTGAAGGCGATGCAGACCAAGTTCGGCCTGCCGGCCGATTCCTGGCCGACCGCCGAGTTGCTCGCCCGCATGCGCGGCGGCACGGTCCAGGCGCAGCCACAGGCGACGATCCGCTGAACCCTCTGCTGTCATGCCCCGGCTCGACCGGGGCATCCAGTACGCCGCGGCCTATCGATCAACCATAGCCGTCTCGGCGTACTGGATCGCCCGGTCAAAGCCGGGCGATGACAGCGTCGCGGCGATGACAGTGAGGGTGTGGCGCGACGCTACCGCGAGCAGCGCGAGATTTTCGCATCGCACAAGCCGATTTCGCGATTGTATTTTTCCCTGAGGCTCCCATGTGAGTGGCTCAGGTTTTCTCCTGAGATTTCCCACTCACGAAGCGAGCACACATGTCCTTCTACGACGCGGTCGTCCCCGCCTATCTGCAAATGCTGAACAGCGTCACCGGGCTGCTGACCAAAGCCGAGGCGCATTGCGCGGCCAAGAAGATCGACCCCAGCGTCCTGCTCGGCTCCCGCCTCTTTCCGGACATGCTGCCGCTGTCGAGGCAAATCCAGCTCGTCAGCGATTTCGCCGCCAAGGGTTGCGCGCGCCTGACCCACAGCGAGGTCCCCTCGACGCCCGACACCGAGACGAGCTTTGCGGAGTTGAAGCAGCGGCTGGCGAAGACGATCGATTACGTGAAGTCATTCAAGCCCGAACAATTCGAGGGCGCAGATGCCAAGGACGTCACCTTCCCGACCGGGCCCGACAAGACCACGACCCTGAAGGGCCAGCAATTCCTCAGCGCGTTCTCGCTGCCGAACTTCTATTTCCACTGCGCGACCGCCCACGGCATCCTGCGCCACAACGGCGTCGAGATCGGCAAGCGCGACTTCATGGGCCTGACCTGACTTGCCAATCGCGACTTGGCAATCGCGCGCGGCAGTCGAAATCCGCCGCCGCGGCCGGGATTGCACATGAATTATGCTACGCGGGACTTGCCGCGTAGCTCGCCTGCACTTTCCGTATGGCTCGTCTCTTGCGCCTGATGTCGCGATGCACAAGTGTTCCTGACCTTTCACCGTCTGGAACATTCCAAATGAGCCGTTCGACCAAATTGTTTGAGACCTACAAGCTCGGCCCGATCACGCTGGCCAATCGCCTCGTGATGGCGCCGCTGACGCGCAACCGCGCCGTACCAGGAACGTTCGTGCCCGGCGCGCTCGCCGCCGAATATTACGGCCAGCGCGCCTCCGCCGGCCTTCTGGTCACCGAAGCAAGCCAGGTCTCGCAACAAGGGCAAGGCTACCAGGACACTCCTGGCATCTACAGCAAGGACCAGGTCGCCGGCTGGCGCAAGGTCACGGACAAGGTGCATGAGCGC contains:
- a CDS encoding lytic murein transglycosylase; protein product: MLQTRFAIAAVALAALSFPASAQLQPPPARAPAPKAAAPSPRAASCHNGASFDRFLADVKSQAVAAGVSQRTIAEASPYLVYDQGIVNRDRGQRVFGQLFTEFAGRMAAPYRMQNGQQHIKQHAAAFARAEKDYGVPPAVIAAFWGLESDFGANMGNLPTLKSLVSLAYDCRRSEMFVGETIAALKIIDRGDLHPDEMIGSWAGELGQTQFLPVHYVNYAVDYDGDGRRDLLRSPADVIGSTANYIANGLKWRRGEPWLEEIKVPPNLPWEKTDLTVREPRSTWAQLGVTYPDGRPLPNDNLPASVLLPMGRFGPAFMAYANFAAYTEWNNSLIYSTTAGYLASRIAGAAPMRKPAQPVPQLPFNELKELQQLLVRAGFNVGKVDGVLGQQSRIAVKAMQTKFGLPADSWPTAELLARMRGGTVQAQPQATIR
- a CDS encoding DUF1993 family protein, whose protein sequence is MSFYDAVVPAYLQMLNSVTGLLTKAEAHCAAKKIDPSVLLGSRLFPDMLPLSRQIQLVSDFAAKGCARLTHSEVPSTPDTETSFAELKQRLAKTIDYVKSFKPEQFEGADAKDVTFPTGPDKTTTLKGQQFLSAFSLPNFYFHCATAHGILRHNGVEIGKRDFMGLT